A genomic region of Gossypium hirsutum isolate 1008001.06 chromosome D01, Gossypium_hirsutum_v2.1, whole genome shotgun sequence contains the following coding sequences:
- the LOC107933072 gene encoding signaling peptide TAXIMIN 2, with the protein MGDCRPLGFLLGLPFALIALVLSVVGAVIWVLGTILSCLCPCCICCAGLANFAVSLIKLPIKVLRWFIDQIPC; encoded by the exons ATGGGGGATTGCAGGCCATTGGGGTTCTTATTAGGACTCCCGTTCGCTCTCATCGCACTGGTTTTATCCGTCGTCGGCGCCGTCATTTGGGTTCTCGG GACTATATTGAGTTGTCTTTGCCCATGCTGTATTTGTTGTGCTGGACTAGCCAATTTCGCAGTGAGTCTCATCAAGCTTCCTATTAAAGTTCTTAGATGGTTCATTGATCAAATCCCTTGTTGA